One Spiribacter halobius DNA segment encodes these proteins:
- the cysB gene encoding HTH-type transcriptional regulator CysB, translating into MKLNQLRYIVEVARRGLNVSAAAEALYTSQPGVSKQIRLLEDELGVQIFGRSGKHLTHVTPAGKEILAVAERILGEAHNITAIAQEHVDESRGSLSIATTHTQARHALPQTVAAFRHRYPNVSLHIHQGTPMQIAEMAARGSVDFAIATEAIELFEDLVMLPCYRWNRSIIVPADHPLREAEPLTLEAIASYPIVTYVFGFTGRSKLDKAFAARGLHPEVVFTATDSEVIKTYVQLGLGVGIMASMAFDPRHDEGLVALDASHLFEPSVTNIGFRRGTYLRGYMLEFIETFAPHLTAEVVQRGIAARAKEDRAALFEELEPYLAAR; encoded by the coding sequence ATGAAGCTCAACCAGCTCCGCTACATCGTCGAGGTGGCCCGCCGCGGGCTCAACGTCTCCGCCGCAGCGGAGGCGCTGTACACCTCACAGCCCGGGGTGAGCAAGCAGATCCGCCTGCTGGAGGACGAGCTCGGGGTGCAGATCTTCGGGCGCAGCGGCAAGCACCTGACCCACGTCACCCCCGCGGGCAAGGAGATCCTGGCGGTGGCCGAGCGCATCCTCGGCGAGGCGCACAACATCACGGCCATCGCCCAGGAGCACGTGGACGAGTCCCGCGGCAGCCTGTCCATCGCCACCACGCACACCCAGGCCCGGCATGCGCTGCCGCAGACCGTGGCGGCGTTTCGCCACCGCTACCCGAACGTGAGCCTGCACATCCATCAAGGGACGCCGATGCAGATCGCCGAGATGGCGGCCCGCGGCTCGGTGGACTTCGCCATCGCCACCGAGGCCATCGAGCTGTTCGAGGATCTGGTGATGCTGCCCTGCTATCGCTGGAACCGCAGCATCATCGTGCCCGCGGACCATCCGCTGCGGGAGGCGGAGCCGCTGACCCTCGAGGCCATCGCGAGCTATCCCATCGTGACCTACGTCTTCGGCTTCACCGGCCGCTCCAAGCTGGACAAGGCCTTCGCCGCCCGCGGGCTGCACCCGGAGGTGGTATTCACCGCCACCGACTCGGAGGTGATCAAGACCTACGTCCAGCTCGGGCTCGGCGTCGGCATCATGGCCTCCATGGCCTTCGACCCGCGGCACGACGAGGGCCTGGTCGCCCTCGACGCGAGCCACCTGTTCGAGCCGAGCGTCACCAACATCGGCTTCCGCCGCGGCACCTACCTGCGCGGCTATATGCTGGAGTTCATCGAGACCTTCGCCCCCCACCTCACGGCCGAGGTCGTCCAGCGCGGCATTGCCGCGCGGGCGAAGGAGGATCGGGCGGCGCTCTTCGAGGAACTCGAGCCCTATCTGGCCGCGCGTTGA
- a CDS encoding MotA/TolQ/ExbB proton channel family protein, translating to MDTTEMFAWERLVGFFGAGGPVVAILAVMSVMALTIVLVKLWQFRSARVSDLRSAGEALQLHRAGQSAAAVARAERSRNPAAQAVARALRGVERGLPEAKVREEVTRYGRGALESLRTGLRPLEVIGSLAPLLGLFGTVLGMIEAFRQLEAAGNRVDPSVLSGGIWEALLTTAVGLAVAIPVVALLNWLERRIERLAHRMDDCVTQVFTVDLSETASAPNEDEAEDEPARFRAAGVARR from the coding sequence ATGGACACAACCGAGATGTTTGCCTGGGAACGGCTGGTGGGTTTCTTCGGCGCCGGCGGGCCGGTGGTTGCCATCCTGGCCGTGATGTCGGTCATGGCGCTGACCATCGTGCTGGTCAAGCTCTGGCAGTTCCGCAGCGCGCGGGTGAGCGACCTGCGCAGCGCCGGCGAGGCGCTGCAGCTGCATCGCGCCGGCCAGTCCGCCGCGGCCGTCGCCCGCGCCGAGCGCTCCCGCAACCCCGCCGCGCAGGCCGTCGCGCGCGCCCTGCGCGGGGTCGAGCGCGGGCTGCCGGAGGCGAAGGTGCGCGAGGAGGTAACCCGCTATGGCCGCGGCGCCCTCGAGTCCCTGCGCACCGGGCTGCGGCCGCTGGAGGTGATCGGCTCGCTGGCCCCTCTGCTCGGGCTTTTCGGCACCGTGCTCGGCATGATCGAGGCCTTCCGCCAGCTCGAGGCTGCCGGCAACCGGGTGGACCCCTCCGTGCTCTCCGGCGGCATCTGGGAGGCGCTGCTCACCACCGCGGTCGGGCTCGCGGTGGCCATCCCCGTGGTGGCCCTGCTCAACTGGCTGGAGCGGCGCATCGAGCGCCTGGCGCATCGCATGGACGACTGCGTCACCCAGGTGTTCACGGTGGATCTGAGCGAGACCGCAAGCGCCCCCAACGAGGACGAGGCCGAGGATGAACCTGCCCGCTTCCGCGCAGCCGGCGTCGCTCGCCGCTGA
- a CDS encoding ExbD/TolR family protein, whose amino-acid sequence MNLPASAQPASLAADQRRRRPLVGLTPLIDVVFILLVFFMLASSFLDWRAIELNAPAEASVAGTLEGALLIEVRADDLRLGGEAISLGAVAQAVRGRLDEAPDTRVLVRPAEGVELQRAVDVLDRLSAAGVTDLSLIRAGAR is encoded by the coding sequence ATGAACCTGCCCGCTTCCGCGCAGCCGGCGTCGCTCGCCGCTGACCAGCGCCGCCGCCGGCCGCTGGTCGGCCTCACGCCGCTGATCGATGTCGTCTTCATCCTGCTGGTGTTCTTCATGCTCGCCTCGAGCTTTCTCGACTGGCGCGCCATCGAGCTGAATGCCCCCGCCGAGGCGAGCGTGGCGGGCACCCTGGAGGGTGCCCTGCTGATCGAGGTGCGCGCGGACGACCTGCGCCTGGGCGGCGAGGCCATCTCGCTCGGCGCCGTCGCCCAGGCGGTCCGTGGCCGCCTGGACGAGGCGCCCGACACCCGCGTGCTGGTGCGTCCTGCGGAGGGCGTCGAGCTGCAGCGGGCGGTGGACGTGCTGGACCGCCTGAGCGCCGCAGGGGTGACGGATCTCTCGCTGATCCGGGCGGGGGCAAGATGA
- a CDS encoding ExbD/TolR family protein — protein sequence MIGEPRPFEQQARPRNDDERILPLINVVFLLLIFFMIAGQLSATDAFRVEPAESRSEGRPEREDILVLVGADGRLAVDDEEIAPEALVGNLRERLEGQDAVRVRLKADARAAATEVVAIMEQLRSAGVERLQLLTVPER from the coding sequence ATGATCGGCGAGCCACGGCCCTTTGAGCAGCAGGCGCGCCCGCGCAACGACGACGAGCGCATATTGCCCCTGATCAATGTCGTTTTCCTGCTGCTGATCTTCTTCATGATTGCCGGTCAGCTCAGCGCCACGGACGCCTTCCGCGTGGAGCCGGCGGAGTCGCGCAGCGAGGGCCGCCCGGAGCGCGAGGACATCCTCGTGCTGGTCGGCGCCGACGGCCGGCTTGCCGTGGACGACGAGGAGATCGCGCCCGAGGCGCTGGTGGGCAACCTGCGCGAGCGGCTCGAGGGGCAGGACGCGGTCCGCGTCCGGCTCAAGGCCGATGCGCGCGCCGCGGCCACCGAGGTGGTGGCCATCATGGAGCAGCTACGCAGCGCGGGCGTCGAGCGCCTGCAGCTGCTGACGGTCCCGGAGCGCTGA
- a CDS encoding energy transducer TonB codes for MGPSRWHWLLALLVALLLHVVALATVLWQTPRSGAESAGAGGLEVSLGPAGGAPGSVAVEAPETAETEPAAESPAEVPPEAAEAETAAPPEAEPAEVEPQAPPEAQPERAAAETPDVAERSEAPRPEEVLALAEEPPEPEPERAKPSEPETAEAEPVEPEPEPEPETVEAMEPEPEPEPEPEPEPDPEPVEAVEPEPEPEPETTEVAEPEPAEETPTEAAEAAEAVPEREQVAASEAGSGGEGGTRDSRDQGSGDDSAAGGAAGAQADYIARLRAWLERHKEYPRRARLRRQEGVATLRFVLNRRGEVIEYALEQSSGHSALDREVEAMIQRASPLPAMPDDMNRERLELVVPVQFSLR; via the coding sequence ATGGGGCCGTCCCGCTGGCACTGGCTGCTCGCCCTGCTGGTCGCCCTGCTGCTGCATGTGGTGGCCCTGGCAACGGTGCTTTGGCAGACGCCGCGCAGCGGGGCCGAGAGCGCGGGGGCCGGGGGGCTGGAGGTCTCCCTGGGGCCGGCCGGCGGGGCGCCGGGCAGCGTCGCGGTAGAGGCGCCGGAGACGGCAGAGACCGAGCCGGCCGCCGAGAGTCCCGCGGAGGTACCGCCGGAGGCGGCGGAGGCGGAGACGGCCGCGCCGCCCGAGGCGGAACCCGCCGAGGTTGAGCCCCAGGCGCCGCCCGAGGCCCAGCCGGAGCGCGCCGCCGCCGAGACGCCGGATGTCGCGGAGAGGAGCGAGGCGCCGCGGCCCGAGGAGGTGCTGGCCCTCGCCGAGGAGCCGCCGGAGCCCGAGCCCGAGCGGGCGAAGCCCAGCGAGCCGGAGACCGCCGAGGCCGAGCCGGTGGAACCGGAGCCCGAGCCCGAGCCGGAGACGGTGGAGGCCATGGAGCCCGAGCCGGAACCCGAGCCAGAGCCAGAACCCGAACCCGATCCGGAACCCGTCGAGGCCGTGGAGCCGGAACCCGAGCCGGAACCGGAGACGACAGAGGTGGCCGAGCCGGAGCCCGCCGAGGAGACCCCAACGGAGGCTGCGGAAGCCGCCGAGGCAGTGCCTGAGCGCGAGCAGGTGGCCGCCAGCGAGGCCGGCAGCGGCGGCGAGGGCGGTACCCGCGACAGCCGCGATCAGGGCAGCGGCGATGACAGCGCGGCCGGCGGCGCCGCCGGGGCGCAGGCCGACTATATCGCCCGGCTGCGCGCCTGGCTCGAGCGGCACAAGGAGTACCCGCGGCGAGCGCGCTTGCGCCGCCAGGAGGGGGTGGCCACGCTGCGTTTCGTGCTGAATCGGAGAGGGGAGGTGATCGAGTACGCGCTGGAGCAGAGCTCTGGCCACTCGGCCCTCGACCGCGAGGTGGAGGCCATGATCCAGCGCGCCTCGCCGCTGCCGGCCATGCCCGATGACATGAACCGGGAACGTCTGGAGCTGGTGGTCCCGGTCCAGTTCTCACTGCGCTAG
- a CDS encoding Tat pathway signal sequence domain protein: MRFVSHLPALLVGLLLALPAVAQAQGGPVSIQLNKLEPDGDACRAYLLMENGSDSDFESLSLDLVMFDNDGIIARRLAVETAPLPAGKTSVKVFGISDLPCGEIGRVLLNGVLDCVDQTGERGDCLGRIAVDSLAGVPFIE, from the coding sequence ATGCGATTCGTCAGCCATCTTCCCGCACTGCTGGTCGGTCTTCTGCTCGCGCTGCCGGCGGTGGCCCAGGCACAGGGCGGGCCCGTGTCCATTCAGCTCAACAAGCTCGAGCCGGACGGGGATGCCTGCCGCGCCTACCTGCTGATGGAAAACGGCAGCGACAGCGACTTCGAGAGCCTGAGCCTGGATCTCGTGATGTTCGACAACGACGGCATCATCGCCCGGCGCCTTGCCGTAGAGACGGCACCGCTGCCCGCCGGCAAGACCAGCGTCAAGGTGTTCGGCATCAGCGACCTGCCCTGCGGGGAGATCGGCCGGGTGCTGCTGAACGGCGTCCTCGACTGCGTCGACCAGACCGGGGAGCGGGGCGACTGCCTCGGCCGCATCGCCGTCGATAGCCTGGCCGGGGTTCCGTTCATCGAGTAG
- a CDS encoding alpha/beta fold hydrolase, with the protein MTLPAADGERLPASRWLPAGPPRGVVLALHGFAEYRGGFYTLGPRLAEAGYAVYAYDQRGFGQTARRGYWPGRAQLVADARTVLAHLRDRYPGRPVHLLGHSMGGAVAMLAVTGEAAVTPASTILVAPAVHGWESLPLLQRWALQVGNALFPGWRPQQRWGQRLADIRVTDDPWVQLVQAGDPDYLRAIRVDMIHGVVTLMDRALAVAGGLPARTLVLYGGRDDLVPRTAFCNLLARLPAPPAGPRVALYPDGHHYLLRDLQREAPLRDIVAWLEAGRRPTTVGAAVSREEARDRLCAAGG; encoded by the coding sequence ATGACCTTGCCGGCGGCGGACGGCGAGCGCCTGCCGGCGAGCCGCTGGCTGCCGGCGGGCCCACCCCGGGGCGTGGTGCTGGCGCTGCACGGCTTTGCCGAGTACCGCGGCGGCTTCTACACGCTGGGCCCGCGCCTCGCCGAGGCCGGCTACGCGGTGTACGCCTACGATCAGCGCGGCTTTGGGCAGACGGCCCGGCGCGGGTACTGGCCGGGCAGGGCGCAGCTCGTCGCCGACGCGCGCACGGTCCTGGCGCATCTGCGGGATCGCTACCCGGGTCGGCCGGTGCATCTGCTCGGGCACAGCATGGGGGGGGCGGTGGCCATGCTGGCGGTGACGGGCGAGGCCGCCGTCACCCCGGCGAGCACCATCCTGGTTGCGCCCGCCGTGCACGGCTGGGAGTCGCTGCCGCTGCTGCAGCGCTGGGCTCTGCAGGTGGGCAATGCCCTGTTCCCCGGCTGGCGGCCGCAGCAGCGCTGGGGGCAGCGCCTCGCCGATATCCGCGTCACCGACGATCCCTGGGTGCAGCTGGTGCAGGCTGGCGACCCAGACTATCTGCGCGCCATCCGGGTGGACATGATCCATGGCGTGGTGACGCTCATGGACCGGGCGCTTGCCGTCGCGGGCGGGTTGCCCGCCCGCACACTCGTGCTCTACGGCGGCCGGGACGACCTGGTGCCGCGCACCGCCTTCTGCAACCTGCTCGCACGCCTGCCGGCGCCGCCGGCCGGCCCGCGCGTCGCGCTCTACCCGGACGGGCATCATTACCTGCTGCGCGACCTGCAACGTGAGGCGCCCCTGCGGGACATCGTCGCCTGGCTGGAGGCCGGCCGCCGGCCGACCACGGTGGGTGCCGCGGTCAGCCGCGAGGAAGCCCGTGACCGGCTCTGCGCGGCGGGCGGGTAG
- a CDS encoding ABC transporter ATP-binding protein → MSMRPDTPTTGGVRLAVQELRTHFELRRWGFLRAGSVQAVDGVSFELAAGEAVAFVGESGCGKSTLARTLLGLHRPSAGQVVCDGEALGSLSGAALKRYRARVGYVQQDPYGALPPFMDVRRILEEPLKVHGVPRAERAERIAAALAEVRLAPAADYLGKFPHMLSGGQQQRVVIARALVLAPSLLIADEPVSMLDASVRVEILELLHRIQRERELTLAFITHDLSTVRHYASRVFVMYAGRIVEEAPVDELIDRPQHPYTQALLAALADPDPENARRERPIPAGEPPSLIAPPVACRFHPRCPHHMPGLCDVDTPPDFEPRPGHHSACWLHR, encoded by the coding sequence ATGAGCATGCGGCCCGACACACCGACGACGGGCGGCGTGCGCCTCGCCGTGCAGGAACTGCGCACGCACTTCGAGCTGCGCCGCTGGGGCTTCCTGCGCGCCGGCAGCGTGCAGGCCGTGGACGGCGTGAGCTTCGAGCTCGCCGCCGGCGAAGCCGTCGCCTTCGTCGGCGAGAGTGGCTGCGGCAAGTCGACCCTCGCCCGCACCCTGCTCGGCCTGCACCGACCGAGCGCGGGCCAGGTGGTGTGCGACGGCGAGGCGCTCGGCTCGCTCAGTGGCGCCGCCCTCAAGCGCTATCGCGCCCGGGTGGGTTACGTGCAGCAGGACCCCTACGGCGCCCTGCCCCCGTTCATGGACGTGCGCCGCATCCTCGAGGAGCCGCTCAAGGTCCACGGCGTCCCCAGGGCCGAGCGGGCGGAGCGCATTGCCGCCGCCCTCGCCGAGGTGCGCCTCGCCCCCGCCGCCGACTACCTCGGCAAGTTCCCGCACATGCTGAGCGGCGGCCAGCAGCAGCGCGTGGTCATCGCCCGCGCCCTGGTGCTCGCGCCGAGCCTGCTCATCGCCGACGAGCCGGTCTCCATGCTGGACGCCTCGGTGCGCGTGGAGATCCTGGAGCTGCTGCACCGCATCCAGCGCGAGCGCGAGCTCACACTGGCTTTCATCACCCACGACCTCTCCACCGTGCGCCACTACGCGAGCCGCGTGTTCGTCATGTACGCCGGGCGCATCGTCGAGGAGGCCCCGGTGGACGAGCTCATCGACCGTCCACAGCACCCCTATACCCAGGCCCTGCTCGCCGCCCTGGCCGACCCCGACCCGGAGAATGCCCGCCGGGAGCGGCCGATTCCGGCCGGTGAGCCGCCGAGCCTCATCGCCCCGCCCGTGGCCTGCCGCTTCCATCCCCGCTGCCCGCATCACATGCCGGGGCTATGTGACGTGGACACGCCGCCGGACTTCGAGCCCCGCCCCGGGCACCACAGCGCCTGCTGGCTGCATCGCTAG
- a CDS encoding ABC transporter ATP-binding protein — MAAAPLLAVEGLTLHYRSQGGIVRAVDSIDLTVHRGEALVVLGESGCGKSSLARALLRVLPRNVARLAGRVAIDGTDTMPLSDERFRREVRWQRIAFVMQAAMNALNPVVRVGEQVAEPLRVHRGASAERAAARAREVFELVGVSTDFLARYPFELSGGMRQRVVLAMALITEPDLVIMDEPTSALDVLTQASIMNRLKAIKRERGTSFILITHDVATSSEIADRVALMYAGQIVEHSGAAAFFTAPAHPYARLLMASVPRLQQRERPQAIPGEPPSLAAPPAGCRFAERCPQRFARCAEDPPAFRVADGHDARCWLFAGHGDG, encoded by the coding sequence ATGGCCGCGGCGCCGCTGCTCGCCGTCGAGGGGCTGACCCTGCACTACCGCAGCCAGGGCGGCATCGTGCGCGCCGTGGACAGCATCGATCTCACCGTCCACCGCGGCGAGGCGCTGGTGGTGCTGGGGGAATCCGGCTGCGGCAAGAGCTCGCTCGCCCGCGCGCTGCTGCGCGTGCTGCCGCGCAACGTCGCCCGCCTCGCCGGCCGGGTGGCCATCGACGGCACGGACACCATGCCGCTCTCCGATGAGCGCTTCCGCCGCGAGGTGCGCTGGCAGCGCATCGCCTTCGTCATGCAGGCGGCGATGAACGCGCTGAACCCGGTGGTCCGCGTCGGCGAGCAGGTGGCCGAGCCGCTGCGGGTGCATCGTGGCGCAAGCGCCGAGCGGGCCGCCGCCCGGGCGCGGGAGGTCTTCGAGCTGGTGGGGGTGTCCACCGACTTCCTCGCCCGCTATCCCTTCGAGCTCTCCGGCGGCATGCGCCAGCGCGTGGTGCTGGCGATGGCGCTCATCACCGAGCCGGATCTGGTCATCATGGACGAGCCCACCTCGGCGCTGGACGTGCTCACCCAGGCCAGCATCATGAACCGGCTGAAGGCCATCAAGCGGGAGCGGGGGACGAGCTTCATCCTCATCACCCACGACGTCGCCACCTCCAGCGAGATCGCCGACCGCGTGGCGCTGATGTACGCCGGGCAGATCGTCGAGCACTCGGGCGCGGCGGCCTTCTTCACGGCGCCCGCACACCCGTATGCGCGCCTGCTGATGGCGAGCGTGCCGCGCCTGCAGCAGCGGGAGCGGCCGCAGGCCATCCCGGGCGAGCCGCCGAGCCTCGCCGCGCCGCCCGCGGGCTGCCGCTTCGCCGAGCGCTGTCCGCAGCGCTTCGCGCGCTGCGCCGAGGACCCGCCCGCATTCCGCGTGGCCGACGGCCACGACGCCCGCTGCTGGCTGTTCGCGGGGCACGGCGACGGATGA
- a CDS encoding ABC transporter permease, whose amino-acid sequence MSRWRAGLRQVARYPSAVAGAAIVVLLVALAVYTVIAIPYGEALERWRGGEVWQRYPVNAGPVWADRLLGGDRPATFTVSAAEAQRSVEAFPGGRRISIPLDFRFEAGDFPSEVSVFIEAEYERRAPFVRLAWETPDGRRIPLGSYQSGREERIALSQDWALQRRLGAPAHVGLFAAPNGNGPPVVETGDYRLIADAIVFEEDADISADLVVYGQVHGLAGTDHQRRSLLLALLWGTPVALAFGLIATVGTTVTTLIVAAVGVWYRGWVDGLIQRLTEVNMILPILPVLVMVGTLYSTSIWVILGVVIALGIFSASVKMYRAMLLPIREAPYIEAAQAYGASNARIIFRYMIPRILPVLIPTFVTLIPTFVFLEASLAVLGLGDPALPTWGKLLNDAQNQSALYHGYFYWVLEPAALLMLTGLGFAMLGFALDRVFNPRLRSL is encoded by the coding sequence ATGAGCCGCTGGCGCGCGGGGCTGCGGCAGGTTGCCCGCTACCCGTCCGCGGTGGCGGGCGCGGCGATCGTGGTGCTGCTGGTGGCGCTGGCGGTCTACACCGTGATCGCCATCCCCTACGGCGAGGCGCTGGAGCGCTGGCGCGGCGGCGAGGTATGGCAGCGCTATCCGGTGAATGCCGGCCCCGTCTGGGCCGACCGCCTGCTCGGCGGCGACCGGCCGGCCACCTTCACCGTCTCCGCGGCGGAGGCCCAACGCAGCGTGGAGGCCTTCCCCGGCGGCCGGCGCATCAGCATCCCGCTGGATTTCCGCTTCGAGGCCGGCGACTTTCCGAGCGAGGTGAGCGTGTTCATCGAGGCCGAGTACGAGCGGCGCGCACCGTTCGTGCGCCTCGCCTGGGAGACGCCGGACGGCCGGCGCATCCCCCTTGGCAGCTACCAGTCCGGGCGCGAGGAGCGCATCGCCCTGTCCCAGGACTGGGCACTGCAGCGGCGCCTGGGCGCCCCGGCCCACGTCGGGCTGTTCGCCGCACCCAACGGCAACGGCCCGCCCGTGGTCGAGACCGGCGACTACCGGCTCATCGCCGATGCCATCGTCTTCGAGGAAGACGCCGACATCAGCGCCGACCTCGTGGTCTACGGCCAGGTGCACGGCCTCGCCGGCACGGACCACCAGCGCCGCAGCCTGCTGCTCGCGCTGCTCTGGGGCACGCCGGTGGCGCTCGCCTTCGGCCTGATCGCCACGGTGGGCACCACCGTCACCACGCTCATCGTCGCCGCCGTCGGCGTCTGGTACCGGGGCTGGGTGGACGGGCTGATCCAGCGGCTCACCGAGGTGAACATGATCCTGCCCATCCTGCCCGTGCTGGTGATGGTCGGGACCCTCTACTCCACCAGCATCTGGGTGATCCTCGGCGTGGTGATCGCGCTCGGCATCTTCTCGGCAAGCGTGAAGATGTACCGCGCAATGCTCCTGCCCATCCGCGAGGCGCCCTACATCGAGGCGGCGCAGGCCTACGGGGCGAGCAATGCACGCATCATCTTCCGCTACATGATCCCGCGCATACTGCCGGTGCTCATCCCGACATTCGTCACGCTCATCCCGACCTTCGTCTTCCTCGAGGCGTCGCTCGCGGTGCTCGGCCTGGGCGATCCCGCGCTGCCCACCTGGGGCAAGCTGCTCAACGACGCCCAGAACCAGAGCGCCCTCTATCACGGCTATTTCTACTGGGTGCTGGAGCCCGCGGCGCTGCTCATGCTCACCGGGCTCGGCTTCGCCATGCTCGGGTTCGCGCTGGACCGCGTGTTCAACCCGCGGCTGAGGAGCCTGTGA
- a CDS encoding ABC transporter permease: MSAGRRRRSPGGRLRDLRRLAVFVVKRTLALLLTVLVGVYLTIVIANMGGRVDEIRRLQIESAVAEAVRANPQFADMSASERNALIAERVQLEVERLNLDEPFIWRSFDYLEQAMRLNLGRAEQMTSDRGSREVGDIITERLPATLLLFGTANLLVFFTSVAIALRLSRRYGSALDRTVIGLAPSSAAPGWFYGIFLILIFAFVWPMLPAGGMVAVPPPEGTLAYAWSVARHMALPVAAMFLSQIFISIYSWRTFFLIHSSEDYVEMARAKGLPERLIQRRYVLRPTLAPIVTSFLLMLIGLWSGAIILEQVFNWPGLGTLLFQAIGHRDTPVIIGGVVIFAYLLAATVFLLDILYAILDPRVRVGPE; encoded by the coding sequence ATGAGCGCCGGGCGACGTCGGCGAAGCCCGGGCGGGCGGCTGCGCGACCTGCGGCGCCTCGCCGTGTTCGTGGTCAAGCGCACGCTCGCGCTGCTGCTGACGGTGCTGGTGGGTGTCTATCTCACCATCGTCATCGCCAACATGGGCGGGCGCGTGGACGAGATCCGCCGGCTGCAGATCGAGTCCGCCGTGGCCGAGGCCGTGCGGGCCAATCCGCAGTTCGCGGACATGAGCGCGAGCGAGCGCAACGCGCTCATCGCCGAGCGCGTGCAGCTCGAGGTGGAGCGGCTGAACCTGGACGAGCCCTTCATCTGGCGCAGCTTCGATTACCTCGAGCAGGCCATGCGGCTCAATCTCGGCCGCGCCGAGCAGATGACCTCGGACCGGGGCTCGCGCGAGGTGGGCGACATCATCACCGAGCGCCTGCCGGCCACGCTGCTGCTGTTCGGCACGGCCAACCTGCTGGTGTTCTTCACCTCGGTGGCGATCGCCCTGCGGCTCTCGCGGCGTTACGGCAGTGCCCTGGACCGCACGGTCATCGGCCTCGCCCCGAGCTCGGCGGCCCCCGGCTGGTTCTACGGCATCTTCCTGATCCTTATCTTCGCCTTCGTCTGGCCGATGCTCCCCGCGGGCGGCATGGTGGCGGTGCCGCCGCCCGAGGGCACCCTCGCCTACGCCTGGAGCGTGGCGCGGCACATGGCGCTGCCGGTGGCGGCCATGTTCCTCTCGCAGATCTTCATCTCCATCTACTCCTGGCGGACATTCTTCCTCATCCACTCCAGCGAGGACTACGTAGAGATGGCCCGGGCCAAGGGCCTGCCCGAGCGCCTCATCCAGCGCCGCTATGTCCTGCGCCCGACGCTTGCCCCCATCGTCACCAGCTTCCTGCTCATGCTCATCGGGCTGTGGAGCGGCGCCATCATCCTCGAGCAGGTGTTCAACTGGCCGGGCCTCGGCACGCTGCTCTTCCAGGCCATCGGCCACCGGGACACGCCGGTGATCATCGGCGGCGTGGTGATCTTCGCCTATCTGCTGGCGGCGACCGTGTTCCTGCTGGACATCCTCTACGCGATCCTCGATCCGCGGGTCAGGGTGGGGCCGGAATGA